From the Chelonoidis abingdonii isolate Lonesome George chromosome 4, CheloAbing_2.0, whole genome shotgun sequence genome, the window CAGGGGAGAGCCCCATTAGCTGCCACATGAAGGACATTCAAGACTTCTGTGATGTACACATCAATTGCAATAGCCTGAGATTTGGCTGTACAATGAAGTAACCTGCACTCACCCCACCTACATATAGCAGCTGCTGAGGGATCCGGGATGCGTGGGGGTGTATGGAGCTGGTAGGGAGAGAGACTCAGTGCCTACATACCATGAACGAGATGGGAAGAGCGTCCATCTGGTCTGTGCATGGAGGTGGGGACTCTGACCTGTTGTGGGAGGGTAAATTGAGGCAGGATGGGCTATCCAGCCAATAATAAGGTGGTGAtcaggagggggtgggagagatGTATATCCTTATATGGAGAAGTATGAGACAGAGGGTATGACCTCTGGTCCCAACATGGGAGTGAGGGGGGCAGTCTGGGCTCCAGCTTATACCATAAGAAggaccagactgggtcagaccaatggtccatctagcccagtatcctgtcttccaatactGGCCAATACCagacgcttcagagggaatgaacagaatggggcaattatcgagtgatccatcccctgttgtccaatcccagcttctggcagtcagccAGAGAGTACGGGGTGACTGCAATGTTTAGGCCATTATGTCAAGGGTGGCAGGGAAGAAGAGTCTATGACTTGTAGTTGAGAGCAAGCTGGGGCATGGTGAAAAGGGGAACACTTAATATTGGGGGATGATAGCAAGGGtaacagggcagagttaaggttagaGGAGGGTGTGTATGGGTAAAGGGGCTGAGTTAAGGTTGGGGATAGGTGGTGTGAAGGTGTGGGTCAGAGTTAAACTTGTGGGGGTGGACATCTGGAAGTGAGCACAGTTAAAGTTGGAGGAGGCTGAACATGAGTAAATGTcatgttcttattttttttcctgtagagGGAAGACGAGCCACACAGGGAATTCTGGAGAAGTTGAACTTGGAGCAATACAGAAGCAGGCAGCTCAGACTGAGGGATCTCCAGGAGATcagcccagagagcagagagACCTGGGCTCCTGTGACATTAGGGGATTTACCTTGGCATTTCCTGAGGAAAGTCATGGCTCTGAATGGGACAGCCAGAAACACAAGGCTTGTGCATGGGGCAACTGATGATCAAGAGACCAATGAGGAGCAGGAAGTACATATTGATGACAATAATCTTTCCCTGAGTAACATGGACAGTAGCAGTTCTCTGAACCCCCTCGATGTTCTCTGCGCCGTTCTGCTTTGCTCAGACAGTTTCCTGCAGCAGGAGATCCTGTCCAAAATGTCCATGTGTCAGTTtgccctccctctgctgctgcctgccctcGACACCCCCAAGTGCACCCTAATGCTGTGGGCCATGAGGGACATTGTGAAGAAGTGGAGGCCGCATTCcctggcagagagcagagggttcagagaggagaGCCCGGTGCTCACCAAAATGCCAACCATTTCCTTTGTACGGATGGGgagctgcagcttctccaagTCCAAACTCCTCAATGACATACTGAGCCTTTCGCAGCAGCACCACGATTTCTTTGTCCATTGTGACATGGAGTCTGGGAACGTCCCTCGGGAAATCGCAGATGGGCTGGTCTAGATTTTCTGGTATTTATCAGCTGGGAAGGAGAGCTCAGATCTTTTCCCAGAACCCATCGCAGTTACAAACCTGCACGGAGACATTGAGTCGCATTGGCTGCAGGTCAGCTTTTTAACAGAGGTCTCCTCAGCAGTGTTCATAGTTACTGAGAGCATCAATGAGAGACAATACGCACTGTTATCATCTCTGCAGGGATCAGCTACTAAATACTACTTCATCTTTAACTGCAAAATTGAGAAACCTGAGGAGACCCTGGGATTCCTTTATAAATTAGAGTCAGTGCTGAAACTAGACAAACTAAGCATGCTGATGACAGAGAACACCCTAAAtcatgctcagtttgtggagaagCTGCAGTTCACCATTGGAAGCCTAACGGAGTCCTCCCTCAAGAGAACCTCCGTAGCAGACACAGCTGTGACAGCACGAGAATTAGGTATCCGGGTGGATGAGGACTCTGAGGAATGCCAAAGCGCGAGAAAACAGGTGGCAGAAATCACAGCGGAAATAAAGGACGTGGCAAAGTACAAAAGGGAAATGTTGAGACTCTCAGAGGATCAGTGCAAAAAGTTGGCCATGGTGGAGAAAGAGCTGCACCGAATGCAATGGCAAGGGGACACTGCCACTGGGATCCAGGCATCTCAGCAAAGAAAGGAATGGTTGGACTTACAGACTAAATGTGAGCTTACTGATGGGATAGTCAAGTTTATTACTGGGCTAGGAAAACTCTCTCAAGTGACTCTCTCAGATGTTCTGACCCAGCTTCATGCCAAGCTGGGAGGAAGGTCCAAAATGCTGGTTCTAACAGTGCTGGGAGGGCAGAGCACTGGAAAATCCACCCTCCTCAACACCATGTTCAGCCTGCAGTTTGCAGTAAGCAGTAGCCAACATACACGAGGAGCCTTCATGTCAGTCGTTAAAGTGGCAGAGAACTTTCGGCAAGAACTGGGCTGTGATTTCCTCCTGGTAATAGACACAGAAGGCGTGAAAGCCCCCGAACTGGCCAAGTTGGAGGACAGTTATCGACGTGACAATGAGCTGGCCACACTGGTGATTGGACTGAGTGACATAATCATCGTTAACATGGCCATGGAGAACGCCACTGACATGAAAGGTGTTCTGCAAATTACGCTAGatacacttctgaaaatgaagaaaatcaagCAACATCCAAACTGCCAGTTTGTACATCAGAACGTCAGCGATGTGTCCGCACATGAACAAAACGTGGGAGACATGTATCAGCTCCTGGAGTCGCTGGATGAAATGACCATAGCTGCAGCTTGTACAGAAAAAGGAATCAGGAAAACGAAATTTCCTGGCATTCTATATAATGATGCAGAGAAACACAATTGGTACATCCCTGGCTTGTGGCATGGAGTCCCTCCCATGGCTCCAGTGAACATGGGATacagtgagagtgtgtgtgagctAAAGAAATACCTATTTGAATTCATGAGACGATACTCGTCTAATAGACCCCTTAAGGACATCCCCCAGTTTAGTGAATGGATGAAGAGCTTGTGGAATGCTATAAAACATTCAAATTCTACCTTCAGCTTGAGAAATAGCTTTGTGGCTCACACTTA encodes:
- the LOC116827467 gene encoding LOW QUALITY PROTEIN: up-regulator of cell proliferation-like (The sequence of the model RefSeq protein was modified relative to this genomic sequence to represent the inferred CDS: substituted 1 base at 1 genomic stop codon); its protein translation is MIVLKKKEFYLDTTDNFKRFKNKLRAAPLEERYKAISWRQLEKGDPVDVSNLLISHYGECYGMEVTVQVLGDINQRNLAERLSRADLLRRKQNSDTPEAPELGEEVDFHPEQESETRGHPEPEERDNSQEGRRATQGILEKLNLEQYRSRQLRLRDLQEISPESRETWAPVTLGDLPWHFLRKVMALNGTARNTRLVHGATDDQETNEEQEVHIDDNNLSLSNMDSSSSLNPLDVLCAVLLCSDSFLQQEILSKMSMCQFALPLLLPALDTPKCTLMLWAMRDIVKKWRPHSLAESRGFREESPVLTKMPTISFVRMGSCSFSKSKLLNDILSLSQQHHDFFVHCDMESGNVPREIADGLVXIFWYLSAGKESSDLFPEPIAVTNLHGDIESHWLQVSFLTEVSSAVFIVTESINERQYALLSSLQGSATKYYFIFNCKIEKPEETLGFLYKLESVLKLDKLSMLMTENTLNHAQFVEKLQFTIGSLTESSLKRTSVADTAVTARELGIRVDEDSEECQSARKQVAEITAEIKDVAKYKREMLRLSEDQCKKLAMVEKELHRMQWQGDTATGIQASQQRKEWLDLQTKCELTDGIVKFITGLGKLSQVTLSDVLTQLHAKLGGRSKMLVLTVLGGQSTGKSTLLNTMFSLQFAVSSSQHTRGAFMSVVKVAENFRQELGCDFLLVIDTEGVKAPELAKLEDSYRRDNELATLVIGLSDIIIVNMAMENATDMKGVLQITLDTLLKMKKIKQHPNCQFVHQNVSDVSAHEQNVGDMYQLLESLDEMTIAAACTEKGIRKTKFPGILYNDAEKHNWYIPGLWHGVPPMAPVNMGYSESVCELKKYLFEFMRRYSSNRPLKDIPQFSEWMKSLWNAIKHSNSTFSLRNSFVAHTYNQLFAKYSEWEWDFRKEIYLWGSEQETFIQNQSQAELDHVALSKLKDETWQKLQQEERRLLYCLQKYIESGAANVLLTEKYREDFIRSTNGLTKELRRYWFRKCEEALDSQSSLERLNHQIQAMNMKTMKGKADSLLGHCRKRNLSSERDTFQKEIRIFCEECLRPALVDYVNRMLGIKIVGNFLNSAQAIGYSNRSIFQFWLLSRLLKEINFDGYVKYINNYQEFAKTWIWTHLLDHYKETRGVENLERELLSTVIKKIMDALENSRTQTDFLGSFFKYLQRDLVMSRDSLARMQLIITKNSNQFPSAVQVFLRALEQVFLPALEQTILSQFKDLDVKSKLSILPLKPEEEIYKRMFGCGKCCPFCKVPCEAEGTDHKIHFASVHRPQGLMKPKRVFLPCLAHGYCHCFCEDNNVLRCHSPADSSYKTSNYWKFVFKEFNQQFAREYGAKPADLPSDWGNITQEQALKSLEEAFKGAISWLE